A genomic stretch from Chitinophaga agri includes:
- a CDS encoding GNAT family N-acetyltransferase has product MQHFLPNGQVLLLRPATLEDAPALLALYQQLTSETGFLLMTKQEAAALTVADEEAFLHTFCHHPQHLMLIAVIDNRFAGSVSIKQSGFRKERHLGQLGIAVLHEYWNMGIGRRLMTAALRWAEQHEDLEIIHFNVFANNERAIQLYRNFGFMEYGRLQAAFKQSDGTYGDSIFMSKRIKNG; this is encoded by the coding sequence ATGCAGCACTTTCTCCCAAATGGGCAAGTATTGTTGTTACGCCCTGCCACCCTCGAAGACGCTCCTGCCCTGCTGGCTTTGTATCAGCAGCTGACTTCCGAAACCGGTTTTCTGCTCATGACAAAGCAGGAAGCTGCGGCATTGACCGTTGCAGATGAAGAAGCTTTTTTGCATACCTTCTGCCATCATCCCCAGCACCTGATGCTGATAGCCGTGATTGATAACCGCTTCGCGGGTAGTGTATCTATCAAACAGTCCGGTTTTAGAAAAGAAAGACATCTCGGGCAACTGGGCATAGCTGTTCTGCACGAATACTGGAATATGGGGATTGGGCGCCGGCTCATGACAGCCGCGCTCCGGTGGGCAGAACAACATGAAGATTTGGAAATCATACACTTCAACGTGTTTGCAAACAATGAAAGAGCTATTCAGTTGTATCGTAACTTTGGTTTTATGGAATATGGCCGTTTGCAGGCTGCTTTTAAACAGTCAGACGGCACATATGGCGATTCAATATTTATGTCTAAAAGGATAAAGAACGGATGA
- the serS gene encoding serine--tRNA ligase, translating to MLQVPFIRQNKAEVLERLTLKNFRELTLVDQVLELDDKRKKLTLEYDETQAKVNSTSKEIGKLMSQGQKDEAESRKAEVASLKEKLHPINEELAATEKLLHDTLVKLPNLPSPLVPPGKTPEENVEVRTGGDIPTLFEGAVPHWDLAKKYDLIDFELGNKITGAGFPVYKNRGARLQRAMIQYFLNYNTQHGYTEFQVPHLVNSDSGYGTGQLPDKEGQMYFVGEDELYLIPTAEVPLTNIFRDEILKDTELPVRLTGYTPCFRREAGSYGKDVRGLNRLHQFDKVEIVQVVHPEKSYEILDEMVAHVEELVKSLELPYRILRLCGGDMGFASALTYDFEVYSTAQQKWLEVSSVSNFESFQANRAKIRFKDGGGKPQLVHTLNGSSLALPRILACILENNQTPDAINIPKVLQPYFGADKITL from the coding sequence ATGTTACAAGTTCCGTTCATTCGTCAAAACAAGGCCGAGGTGCTGGAAAGGCTTACGCTGAAGAACTTCAGGGAGCTGACTCTGGTAGATCAGGTACTTGAGCTGGACGACAAGCGCAAGAAATTAACCCTTGAGTATGATGAGACACAGGCAAAAGTAAACTCGACTTCAAAAGAGATCGGTAAGCTGATGTCACAGGGCCAGAAAGATGAAGCGGAATCACGTAAAGCAGAAGTAGCATCACTGAAAGAAAAGCTGCATCCTATTAACGAGGAGCTGGCAGCTACAGAAAAGCTTCTGCACGATACTTTGGTAAAACTGCCTAACCTTCCGTCTCCGTTAGTACCTCCGGGTAAAACGCCGGAAGAGAATGTGGAAGTCCGTACCGGTGGCGACATCCCTACACTATTTGAAGGGGCTGTTCCTCACTGGGACCTGGCAAAGAAATATGACCTGATCGATTTCGAACTGGGAAATAAGATCACTGGCGCCGGTTTCCCGGTGTACAAGAACCGTGGCGCACGTTTACAGCGCGCTATGATCCAGTATTTCCTTAACTATAATACCCAGCACGGTTATACTGAATTTCAGGTGCCTCACCTGGTGAACAGTGATTCCGGTTACGGTACAGGACAGCTACCTGACAAAGAAGGACAGATGTACTTTGTAGGAGAAGATGAGTTATACCTCATCCCAACTGCCGAAGTACCGCTGACCAACATTTTCAGAGATGAGATCCTGAAGGATACCGAACTGCCGGTTAGACTGACGGGTTATACACCTTGTTTCCGCCGTGAGGCTGGCTCTTATGGTAAAGACGTACGGGGTCTGAACCGGCTGCACCAGTTTGACAAAGTTGAAATAGTACAGGTTGTACATCCGGAAAAATCTTACGAAATACTGGATGAGATGGTAGCGCATGTGGAAGAACTGGTGAAATCACTGGAACTGCCATACCGTATCCTCCGCCTTTGTGGTGGCGATATGGGCTTTGCGTCCGCATTAACATACGACTTCGAAGTATATAGCACTGCTCAGCAGAAATGGCTGGAAGTGAGCTCTGTATCTAACTTCGAATCTTTCCAGGCAAATCGTGCGAAGATCCGTTTCAAGGACGGTGGTGGTAAACCACAGCTGGTGCATACGCTGAATGGCAGCTCCCTGGCATTGCCGCGTATCCTGGCGTGTATCCTGGAGAACAATCAGACGCCGGACGCTATCAATATTCCGAAGGTATTGCAGCCATATTTCGGTGCAGATAAGATCACACTCTAA
- a CDS encoding NAD+ synthase: MKIILAQQNYHIGNFELNTQKILEGIKAAEAQGADLVVFTELCVCGYPPRDFLEFDDFIQQSYAAIDKIKAHTANIAVLVGAPARNPQPEGKDLFNAAWFLHEGEVKQVIHKTLLPTYDVFDEYRYFEPGYAWNVVPFKGKKLAVTICEDIWNLGDNPLYRICPMDQLMEQQPDVMINLSASPFDYNHAQDRKKIIRENVRKYGIPMYYCNAVGSQTEIVFDGGSVIFDAHGNIIKELPYFEEAIGGYDLETLLQSDQPAPPVDYIPVDELKPDYNIDRIYQAIIIGIKDYFQKMGFTKAILGSSGGIDSAVTLALAVEALGKENVRAILMPSPYSTEHSVDDAVALSKNLDNPYDIIRINDIYETFLQTLQPHFEGRPFNVAEENTQSRIRGNLLMGLSNKFGYILLNTSNKSELSTGYGTLYGDMAGGLAVLGDVYKMQVYALARYINRDKEIIPHNIIDKAPSAELRPNQKDSDSLPDYAVLDSILYQYIERRQGPKEIIAQGFDAALVTRTLKLVNTNEYKRNQFCPIIRVSSKAFGVGRRVPIVGKYLS; the protein is encoded by the coding sequence ATGAAAATTATACTTGCTCAACAGAACTATCACATCGGGAATTTTGAACTGAATACACAGAAAATACTGGAAGGCATCAAAGCTGCAGAAGCGCAGGGTGCTGATCTGGTTGTATTTACTGAGTTATGCGTGTGTGGCTACCCGCCCAGGGATTTTCTGGAGTTTGATGATTTCATCCAACAGTCCTATGCTGCTATCGACAAGATAAAAGCACATACCGCCAATATAGCGGTACTGGTAGGCGCTCCTGCCCGCAACCCGCAACCGGAAGGTAAAGATCTGTTCAATGCTGCCTGGTTCCTGCATGAGGGTGAGGTAAAGCAGGTCATTCACAAGACCCTGCTACCGACGTACGACGTATTCGATGAATATCGTTATTTCGAACCTGGCTATGCCTGGAACGTAGTGCCGTTCAAAGGAAAGAAACTGGCAGTGACCATTTGTGAAGATATCTGGAACCTGGGAGATAATCCCCTGTACAGGATCTGCCCGATGGACCAGCTAATGGAACAGCAACCGGACGTAATGATCAACCTGTCAGCTTCTCCGTTTGACTATAACCATGCGCAGGACCGTAAAAAGATCATCCGGGAGAACGTACGTAAGTACGGCATCCCGATGTATTACTGTAATGCAGTCGGTTCCCAGACCGAGATCGTTTTTGACGGAGGATCAGTCATCTTTGACGCGCACGGTAATATCATAAAAGAGCTGCCTTATTTCGAGGAAGCGATCGGCGGATATGATCTGGAAACCTTATTACAGTCTGATCAGCCGGCCCCGCCAGTTGATTATATTCCCGTAGATGAGCTGAAGCCGGACTACAACATTGACCGCATTTACCAGGCTATCATCATCGGTATTAAGGATTATTTTCAGAAGATGGGCTTCACCAAAGCCATCCTCGGTTCTTCCGGAGGAATAGACAGCGCAGTTACCCTGGCATTGGCAGTAGAAGCGCTCGGTAAGGAGAATGTGAGAGCAATACTGATGCCTTCTCCCTATTCTACTGAACATTCTGTAGACGATGCCGTTGCCTTGTCTAAAAATCTGGACAATCCATACGATATCATTCGGATTAATGATATCTATGAGACTTTCCTGCAGACGCTGCAACCGCATTTTGAAGGCCGGCCGTTCAATGTAGCGGAAGAAAACACGCAGTCACGTATCCGGGGTAACCTGCTGATGGGGCTATCCAATAAGTTCGGGTATATCCTCCTGAATACGTCTAATAAGAGCGAGTTGTCTACCGGTTATGGTACGCTTTACGGAGATATGGCCGGCGGACTGGCCGTACTCGGTGATGTGTATAAAATGCAGGTCTATGCGTTGGCAAGGTATATTAACCGTGATAAGGAGATCATTCCGCACAATATCATTGATAAGGCGCCTTCCGCAGAGTTGCGTCCGAATCAGAAGGATAGCGACAGTCTGCCGGATTATGCAGTGCTCGACAGTATCCTCTATCAGTACATAGAGCGTCGTCAGGGACCTAAGGAGATTATTGCCCAGGGCTTTGATGCGGCGCTGGTCACCCGTACACTCAAACTTGTTAATACAAATGAGTATAAACGGAACCAGTTCTGCCCTATCATCCGTGTATCGTCAAAGGCATTCGGTGTGGGCAGAAGAGTACCGATCGTAGGGAAATATCTTTCTTAA
- a CDS encoding porin family protein, with protein sequence MRKVILTAFLFGSALVANAQDGKKVRLGFKLDPTIFWLQPQESGVERNSSRFGVSFGLMTDFLLDEDGRYAIASGLQISTAGSTLKYEAGKGLDAYKQAPTEYKLKTTYVEVPFALKLKTDVENVAAFWGQFGTYLGVPVRSRANVVGLNVNEDKVNVLRNIMPVNIGLQVGAGVEYPLGDKLTGLVGLTYRNGFIDATRNGKWDDGKVNMNSFALNLGLFF encoded by the coding sequence ATGAGGAAGGTTATTTTAACGGCATTTTTGTTTGGATCAGCATTGGTAGCGAACGCACAGGACGGAAAGAAGGTTCGTCTGGGCTTTAAACTGGATCCTACCATTTTCTGGTTACAACCCCAGGAATCTGGCGTAGAACGTAATTCATCCCGTTTTGGTGTCAGCTTCGGTCTGATGACAGACTTCCTCCTGGATGAAGACGGCCGTTATGCCATTGCTTCCGGTTTACAGATCTCTACTGCAGGGAGTACCCTGAAGTATGAGGCTGGTAAAGGGCTGGACGCATATAAACAGGCGCCAACAGAATACAAGCTGAAAACTACCTATGTAGAGGTGCCTTTCGCCCTGAAACTGAAAACTGATGTGGAAAACGTTGCTGCCTTCTGGGGCCAGTTCGGTACTTACCTGGGTGTGCCTGTACGTAGCCGCGCAAATGTAGTAGGTCTGAATGTGAACGAAGATAAAGTGAACGTATTGCGTAATATTATGCCAGTTAATATTGGTTTACAGGTTGGCGCGGGAGTTGAGTATCCTTTAGGTGATAAACTTACTGGTCTGGTTGGCCTGACCTACCGTAACGGGTTCATCGATGCTACCCGCAATGGAAAATGGGATGACGGTAAAGTAAATATGAATAGCTTTGCCTTAAACCTGGGATTATTCTTTTAA
- the gldB gene encoding gliding motility lipoprotein GldB, protein MQKYSNKLFSSTQWILFVLILTSGLSACKHKNVPDVSHIAMNVKIERFDQALFQLDTNNIQPALQQLDKAYPMFLPAYMEHVMNFGPYSDSSRMIQLQTRMLVSNPDFRMLQDSINAHFPKVDALEKELAQSFRYIKHYIPSFSIPGKVVAFSSVISNYGAVTVDSVLGIGLDMYLGKDFPIYGILPDYPVYMIRKFAPEYIVTNAIQALAQQAYPGAEASDQLVIQLVKAGRQQYFLEQVLPETPDSIRFGYTKAQMEWCADNEVLIWQYFVQQNLLYKTDWQGNMRFMNDGPSTQGMPENAPGRIGPFVGWRIVKEYMEHHPEVTLQNLMEEKDAMKIFSQSKYRPK, encoded by the coding sequence ATGCAAAAATACAGTAATAAATTATTCAGTAGCACTCAGTGGATATTATTCGTGCTCATCCTTACCTCCGGTCTTTCCGCCTGCAAGCACAAAAACGTGCCGGACGTCAGTCATATTGCCATGAATGTAAAGATTGAGCGGTTTGACCAGGCACTTTTCCAGCTGGATACCAATAATATACAGCCAGCATTACAGCAACTGGATAAGGCTTATCCCATGTTCCTACCTGCCTATATGGAGCATGTGATGAACTTCGGTCCCTATTCTGACAGTAGTCGTATGATCCAGCTGCAGACAAGGATGCTGGTCAGCAACCCTGATTTCCGCATGTTGCAGGACTCCATCAATGCCCACTTCCCGAAGGTTGATGCACTTGAAAAGGAGCTGGCCCAAAGCTTCCGCTATATCAAACATTACATCCCTTCCTTCAGCATCCCGGGAAAAGTCGTTGCTTTCAGCTCTGTTATCAGTAATTATGGGGCTGTAACGGTCGACTCCGTATTAGGCATAGGCCTGGATATGTACCTGGGAAAAGATTTCCCGATATATGGTATCCTGCCTGACTATCCGGTTTACATGATCCGCAAGTTTGCGCCCGAATATATTGTTACCAACGCTATTCAGGCACTGGCCCAACAGGCCTATCCGGGCGCAGAAGCGAGTGATCAGCTGGTGATACAGCTTGTAAAAGCCGGCAGACAGCAATATTTCCTGGAGCAGGTACTGCCTGAAACACCAGATAGCATCCGCTTTGGTTACACCAAAGCCCAGATGGAATGGTGCGCGGATAATGAAGTACTGATCTGGCAATATTTTGTACAACAGAACCTCTTGTATAAAACCGACTGGCAGGGTAATATGCGCTTCATGAATGATGGCCCGTCCACACAGGGAATGCCTGAAAACGCTCCTGGTAGAATCGGCCCGTTTGTAGGATGGAGAATTGTAAAAGAATACATGGAACACCATCCGGAGGTTACCCTTCAAAACCTGATGGAAGAAAAAGATGCGATGAAGATATTCTCACAGTCGAAATACAGACCGAAATAA
- a CDS encoding MBL fold metallo-hydrolase: protein MELTITGYSTALFSTWYFVEELGLLLDAGDGLMSALLQKSRKINHVFISHADRDHLTGLLQFNQLNAREGYPVIHYPKDCRSFPYMQEFFSRFDPYAVGTQWRPVTAGDELRVKDDIVVVPVRNGHVPAPPEVMRSLSFKVYQTKRKLRPELAHLSGEEIRKIGMEKGKEATTMEVRTNILSYSGDTPVDDLHRWEDTKILIHEATFLEREEEIKVHAHKNKHSRLDEVIEMVSGSNIEKLILGHFSSRYNAEQIDAAISQLCERYALNIPVYSILPGETVVDVLGGESVNGQK, encoded by the coding sequence ATGGAATTAACAATTACAGGCTACTCTACTGCCTTGTTTTCTACGTGGTATTTTGTAGAGGAGCTGGGACTGCTCCTCGATGCAGGCGATGGTCTCATGTCAGCGCTGTTGCAGAAAAGCAGAAAGATCAATCATGTTTTTATTTCTCATGCTGACAGAGATCATCTGACGGGCCTGTTACAGTTTAATCAGCTCAATGCAAGAGAAGGATATCCGGTGATACATTATCCGAAGGATTGCCGCTCATTTCCTTATATGCAGGAATTCTTTTCCCGCTTCGATCCCTATGCTGTCGGTACTCAATGGAGGCCGGTGACAGCAGGTGACGAGCTTCGTGTGAAGGATGATATAGTGGTAGTGCCCGTGCGGAACGGCCATGTACCTGCACCGCCGGAGGTGATGCGGAGTCTGAGTTTCAAGGTGTATCAGACAAAGAGAAAATTACGTCCTGAGCTGGCGCATCTTTCAGGTGAAGAGATCCGTAAAATAGGGATGGAGAAAGGAAAAGAAGCTACTACGATGGAAGTGAGAACTAATATTCTCTCTTACTCCGGAGACACTCCTGTTGATGATCTGCATAGATGGGAGGATACGAAAATTCTTATTCACGAAGCAACATTCCTGGAGAGAGAAGAAGAGATCAAAGTGCACGCACACAAGAACAAACATAGTCGCCTTGATGAAGTAATTGAAATGGTGAGTGGAAGTAATATCGAGAAGCTCATATTAGGACACTTCTCTTCGAGGTACAATGCAGAACAGATTGATGCCGCTATCAGTCAATTGTGCGAACGGTATGCGCTGAATATACCGGTGTACAGCATATTGCCAGGGGAAACGGTCGTGGATGTATTGGGCGGAGAAAGTGTAAATGGCCAGAAATAA
- a CDS encoding class I SAM-dependent methyltransferase, giving the protein MDTKQAYNLWASQYDTNDNKTRDLEAHALRLALADITFKTCLEIGCGTGKNTLWFQERADYITAIDQSEGMMAKAKEKISSGRVLFKQADITKEWQFQDGLYDLVSFSLVLEHIDDLDHIFREVAKSLHPGGRVYIGELHPFKQYAGTKARFDTEAGTEVLECFNHHISDFIRPAKKYGLVVEDINEYFDDNDRNSIPRILTIILKKV; this is encoded by the coding sequence ATGGACACCAAACAAGCCTATAACCTCTGGGCCTCACAATATGACACTAATGACAATAAAACGCGTGACCTGGAAGCCCATGCACTCCGTCTTGCCTTGGCAGATATCACCTTTAAAACCTGCCTTGAAATAGGTTGTGGTACTGGTAAGAATACTTTGTGGTTCCAGGAAAGAGCTGATTACATTACGGCTATCGACCAGTCAGAGGGAATGATGGCTAAGGCAAAGGAAAAGATCTCTTCCGGCAGGGTATTGTTCAAGCAGGCTGATATCACCAAAGAATGGCAGTTTCAGGACGGTTTATATGACCTGGTCAGTTTTAGTCTTGTGCTGGAACACATTGATGACCTGGACCATATTTTCCGGGAAGTAGCTAAATCACTGCATCCGGGAGGCCGTGTATACATTGGTGAATTACACCCTTTCAAGCAATATGCAGGTACGAAAGCCCGGTTTGATACGGAAGCTGGCACGGAAGTACTCGAGTGTTTTAATCATCATATCTCTGACTTTATCCGGCCTGCAAAGAAGTATGGTCTGGTGGTAGAAGATATCAATGAATATTTTGACGATAACGACAGGAACAGTATCCCCAGGATACTCACTATTATTTTGAAGAAAGTCTAA
- the apaG gene encoding Co2+/Mg2+ efflux protein ApaG, with protein sequence MVKKVTDGITISVETFYQPDYSNPIGSEFMFAYRITIENNNTFPIKLLRRHWYIIDSNGTHREVEGEGVVGVQPLLAPSESYQYVSGSNLRTEIGKMYGSYQMENQLNKKQFEVKIPEFQMVVPFKLN encoded by the coding sequence ATGGTAAAGAAAGTAACAGACGGCATTACCATCAGTGTAGAGACATTTTATCAACCGGATTATTCTAATCCGATTGGTAGTGAATTTATGTTCGCCTACCGGATCACCATTGAGAATAATAATACTTTCCCCATAAAATTGCTTCGCCGCCATTGGTATATCATTGATTCCAACGGTACCCACCGCGAAGTAGAAGGAGAGGGAGTAGTAGGCGTACAGCCACTACTGGCTCCATCTGAAAGCTACCAATATGTTTCAGGTTCTAATCTGCGTACCGAGATCGGCAAAATGTACGGCTCCTACCAGATGGAAAATCAGCTGAATAAGAAACAGTTTGAGGTCAAAATTCCTGAATTTCAGATGGTTGTTCCCTTTAAGCTAAATTGA
- a CDS encoding DUF4157 domain-containing protein, producing the protein MKPVTCYIKERSLLARLAARYMGGSQIAMVIGKTIHLHGTSREDFLRHKWWVRHEICHVMQYRELGLVPFLWKYLWECARVGYHANRFEVEARAAERDAAIMDGVVIV; encoded by the coding sequence ATGAAACCCGTGACCTGTTACATAAAAGAGCGATCATTACTGGCCCGCCTGGCCGCCCGTTACATGGGTGGCAGTCAGATCGCTATGGTAATAGGAAAGACAATTCACCTGCATGGGACCAGTCGCGAGGATTTCCTACGGCATAAATGGTGGGTCAGGCATGAAATATGCCATGTAATGCAATACAGAGAATTAGGGTTGGTGCCTTTCCTGTGGAAGTATCTTTGGGAATGTGCCAGGGTGGGCTACCATGCAAACCGGTTTGAAGTAGAGGCCAGGGCAGCAGAACGGGACGCTGCAATTATGGACGGAGTTGTTATAGTATAA
- a CDS encoding DUF5777 family beta-barrel protein, with translation MKHIYLLLLGCCLVLNTFAQESLEALMEKEEVKTHEPVIATYKSTRIIQGHSPETLKKRELDFRVAHHFGDLGGEFGGPKTFFGMDNSADIRIAFEYGITDRLMVGIGRTKGSGNLTQLYEGLAKYRLLQQTTDDHIPLTVSLFGNAVVSGMTSSETESDASYFGRFSDRMSYTGQVIIARKFSRSLSLTLLPTLVHRNRVGYMDQNDIFALGAGGRLKFTKRLGLLVEYYYPFRSQESKDYFKAQGRELYNPLAVGLELETGGHVFHITFGNSTAILENQFIPETRSSWLQGQFRWGFNISRRFSL, from the coding sequence ATGAAGCATATTTATCTGCTATTGCTCGGCTGCTGCCTGGTATTAAACACTTTTGCCCAGGAAAGCCTGGAGGCACTTATGGAGAAAGAGGAAGTGAAAACACATGAACCTGTGATCGCTACCTACAAATCAACCCGTATCATACAGGGGCATTCACCGGAGACACTGAAGAAGCGTGAGCTGGATTTTAGAGTAGCCCATCACTTTGGCGATCTGGGCGGTGAGTTCGGTGGCCCGAAAACCTTCTTCGGAATGGACAATTCTGCCGATATCCGTATCGCTTTTGAGTACGGTATTACCGATCGTCTGATGGTCGGTATCGGTCGTACAAAAGGTTCCGGTAATCTCACCCAGCTGTATGAAGGGCTGGCAAAATACAGGCTGTTGCAGCAAACCACCGATGACCACATACCTTTGACCGTGTCACTGTTTGGTAATGCCGTAGTGAGTGGTATGACGTCTAGTGAAACCGAATCTGATGCCAGCTATTTTGGCAGATTTTCAGACCGCATGTCCTATACAGGGCAGGTGATCATTGCCCGTAAATTTAGTCGTAGTCTGTCCCTGACATTACTCCCTACATTGGTACACAGGAACAGGGTTGGCTATATGGATCAGAATGACATCTTTGCACTGGGTGCTGGTGGGAGACTGAAATTTACCAAGCGGCTGGGATTACTGGTAGAGTACTACTACCCATTCCGTAGCCAGGAAAGCAAGGACTACTTCAAAGCCCAGGGACGTGAGCTGTATAATCCGCTGGCAGTAGGTCTGGAGCTGGAGACTGGCGGTCACGTGTTCCATATCACCTTTGGTAACTCCACCGCTATTCTGGAAAACCAGTTTATTCCGGAAACGAGATCTTCCTGGCTGCAGGGCCAGTTCCGTTGGGGTTTCAATATCTCCCGTAGATTCTCATTATAA
- a CDS encoding YceI family protein encodes MKQMIVLLAGLLLAHAGFAQDVFMCRNTGLSFFSATPVEDIDATSDKGTSAINLKTGELYFKVAVNTFKFKKQLMEEHFNENYLESDKYPYAVFKGKLVSPPDLHKDGTYEVAVDGVLSMHGVDKNYREKATITVKDGKPTANAKFNVKLADHHIKIPTLVIKNIAEVVEVTVKATYTAAS; translated from the coding sequence ATGAAACAAATGATTGTTTTGCTTGCAGGACTATTGCTTGCACATGCCGGATTCGCACAGGACGTATTTATGTGCCGCAACACCGGACTATCCTTCTTTTCGGCCACACCTGTAGAGGATATAGATGCTACTTCTGATAAAGGAACATCCGCTATTAACCTGAAGACAGGAGAACTCTATTTCAAAGTGGCAGTTAATACCTTTAAATTCAAGAAACAGCTCATGGAAGAGCATTTTAATGAAAACTATCTCGAGAGTGATAAATACCCCTATGCTGTATTTAAAGGCAAACTGGTATCACCTCCTGACCTTCACAAGGATGGAACCTACGAGGTAGCTGTAGATGGCGTATTGTCCATGCATGGCGTGGATAAGAACTACCGCGAAAAAGCTACGATCACGGTAAAGGATGGGAAACCCACTGCCAATGCCAAATTCAATGTGAAACTGGCTGATCATCATATCAAGATACCTACCCTGGTTATCAAAAACATCGCAGAAGTAGTAGAAGTAACTGTAAAAGCGACCTATACTGCTGCGTCCTGA